The Ferrovibrio sp. MS7 sequence AGCGGGAAGATACGCTCGACGCCTTCGCCGTAGGAAATCTTGCGCACCGTGAAGTTGGAATTCACGCCGCGGTTGGAGCGGGCGATGCAGACGCCTTCATAGGCCTGCACGCGCTCGCGGCCGCCTTCGGAGACCTTCACGTTGACGCGAAGCGTGTCGCCCGGAGCGAATTCCGGCACCGCACGCGCCGTCGCCAGGGCTTCGGTCTGCTCCTTCTCGAGCTGCTGCAGAATGTTCATGGCCAAAGCCTTTCTTCTCTTACCAGTCGTTTAATACCAGTCGTTCAACCTTCACCGCCGCGCCCGGACTTGCCGGTGCGGCGATAGCTCTCCCACAGGTCCGGGCGGCGTTCGGCGGTGATCTGTTCCGCCATCGCGCGCCGCCAGGCTGCGATCTTCTCATGGTGGCCCGACAGCAGCACTTCCGGCACTGCCCGGCCTTCCCACTCTACGGGCCGCGTATACTGGGGATATTCCAGCAGACCAGCCGAAAAACTCTCGTCGGTGGCGGATGCCTGCTCGCCCATCAC is a genomic window containing:
- the rplS gene encoding 50S ribosomal protein L19, with translation MNILQQLEKEQTEALATARAVPEFAPGDTLRVNVKVSEGGRERVQAYEGVCIARSNRGVNSNFTVRKISYGEGVERIFPLYSPRIESITVVRRGDVRRAKLYYLRGRTGKSARITEKRSENTEAKA